The following proteins are encoded in a genomic region of Haloarcula marina:
- a CDS encoding potassium channel family protein, protein MELTGTVEYEPVSVKAVLAEMKDTAELLIDLSYSAVLLRSDDVAAEVLELEAKMDVLQMRARMSLLMACRSTDDAETLAPVLSMVGAAEKISDAAGDIAKIVLEDIGLPDSMRAALPEAVETLVRATVTPESRLAGQTLGDLNLETDTGVRALAIRRQGNWLLNPDRETRLEAADVVLFRGPEDGVSEVYADATGETYEPPEPPAGGDEDLERAVDSIILMKDMGELAVDLAYGAVLFDSKAVAEEVVELEAEVDALQSRFEAWTLRAAADVDDPVSLRGLVHLARSTEVISDAALEMSEGVLRGLSTHPVVAEAVRESDEILVRATVADDSEFAGTTIGDAAVKTATGMRIIAVRRGASESDRTGRSGGDWVVSPGPATPLRAGDVLLAKGTRSGAERFTALAEATDEPA, encoded by the coding sequence ATGGAGTTGACGGGAACCGTCGAGTACGAACCGGTGAGCGTGAAAGCGGTCCTCGCGGAGATGAAAGACACCGCCGAACTGCTCATCGACCTCTCGTACTCGGCGGTGTTGTTGCGGAGCGACGACGTGGCCGCCGAGGTGCTGGAACTGGAGGCGAAGATGGACGTGCTCCAGATGCGGGCGCGAATGAGTCTGCTGATGGCCTGTCGGTCGACCGACGACGCCGAGACGCTCGCGCCGGTATTGAGCATGGTCGGGGCCGCCGAGAAGATTAGCGACGCCGCGGGGGACATCGCCAAAATCGTCTTAGAGGACATCGGCCTCCCCGACTCGATGCGGGCCGCACTCCCCGAAGCGGTCGAGACGCTCGTCCGCGCGACTGTCACGCCCGAGTCCCGCCTCGCCGGGCAGACGCTCGGCGACCTGAACCTCGAAACCGATACCGGCGTGCGAGCGCTGGCGATTCGCCGACAGGGCAACTGGCTGCTGAACCCCGACCGGGAGACGCGACTCGAAGCCGCCGACGTGGTCCTCTTCCGCGGCCCCGAGGACGGCGTCAGCGAGGTGTACGCCGACGCCACGGGAGAGACGTACGAACCGCCGGAACCGCCCGCGGGCGGCGACGAGGACCTAGAGCGGGCGGTCGATTCCATCATCCTGATGAAGGACATGGGCGAACTCGCCGTCGATTTGGCCTACGGCGCGGTGCTGTTCGACAGCAAGGCCGTCGCCGAAGAAGTCGTCGAACTCGAAGCGGAGGTCGACGCGCTCCAGTCCCGGTTCGAGGCGTGGACGCTCCGGGCGGCCGCCGACGTCGACGACCCCGTCTCCCTGCGGGGGTTGGTCCACCTCGCACGGTCGACGGAGGTCATCTCCGACGCGGCGCTCGAAATGAGCGAGGGCGTCCTCCGCGGCCTCTCGACGCACCCTGTCGTCGCGGAGGCGGTCCGCGAGTCCGACGAGATACTGGTCCGGGCCACCGTCGCCGACGACAGCGAGTTCGCCGGAACGACCATCGGCGACGCCGCCGTGAAGACGGCAACCGGAATGCGCATCATCGCCGTCCGCCGCGGGGCCAGCGAGAGCGACCGAACCGGGCGCAGCGGCGGCGACTGGGTGGTCTCGCCCGGACCGGCGACGCCGCTCCGGGCCGGTGACGTGTTGCTCGCGAAGGGGACCCGCTCGGGCGCGGAACGGTTCACCGCGCTCGCCGAGGCTACCGACGAGCCAGCCTGA
- a CDS encoding DUF7536 family protein, which yields MSDSERQSGPAAMMAALNVPRNAKAGFALAAALTAVIVVVFVLPGTGRPTVLYAALAFVLVVSLGALLTIAFTVGSAIRLARR from the coding sequence GTGTCAGACTCCGAGCGACAGAGCGGTCCGGCCGCGATGATGGCGGCGTTGAACGTCCCGCGCAACGCGAAGGCGGGGTTCGCCCTCGCGGCAGCGCTGACGGCGGTCATCGTCGTCGTGTTCGTCCTCCCCGGGACGGGCCGCCCGACGGTTCTCTACGCGGCGCTCGCGTTCGTCCTGGTCGTCTCGCTCGGGGCGTTGCTGACCATCGCCTTCACCGTCGGGTCGGCAATCAGGCTGGCTCGTCGGTAG
- a CDS encoding succinylglutamate desuccinylase/aspartoacylase family protein → MVTFGTANAAPGEMDTGRLEVGETRDGSTVGLPVAVVNGAADGKTLYMQAASDGDELNGVGVIQRVLPQLDPADIAGTILVCGIVNYHAFQVAEHRNPIDDTKMNRAYPGDARGTSSERIAAATYDAAVSADLVLDLHQGSTSRMIDEVRVRCGTRHRLHNECLELAKVFGCGYILDQKGPDGQLARAAPDEGVPTVDPELGGCVGWDETSIQKGVDGVFNVLTYYDFLDGQYRPRAQTRATGFEQYGSPAGGLVDFQVDLGDRVSRGQTLFEITDVFGQQKAEVTADSSGIFWRSRRLPQVATGEYVCSVGTSLDTY, encoded by the coding sequence ATGGTAACTTTCGGTACAGCGAACGCCGCCCCCGGTGAGATGGACACGGGGCGGCTAGAGGTCGGCGAAACCCGTGACGGGAGTACGGTGGGGCTCCCGGTGGCCGTCGTCAACGGGGCCGCCGACGGGAAGACTCTCTACATGCAGGCGGCCAGCGACGGTGACGAACTGAACGGGGTGGGCGTCATCCAGCGAGTCCTCCCGCAACTGGACCCCGCGGACATCGCCGGGACGATTCTGGTCTGTGGCATCGTCAACTACCACGCCTTCCAAGTCGCGGAACACCGCAACCCCATCGACGACACGAAGATGAATCGGGCCTATCCCGGCGACGCGAGGGGCACGTCGAGCGAGCGCATCGCCGCCGCCACGTACGACGCCGCCGTCAGCGCCGACCTCGTGTTGGACCTCCATCAGGGGTCCACCTCGCGGATGATAGACGAGGTCCGCGTTCGCTGTGGCACGCGCCACCGCCTCCACAACGAGTGTCTCGAACTCGCGAAGGTCTTCGGCTGTGGGTACATCCTCGACCAGAAGGGGCCGGACGGCCAGTTGGCCCGGGCCGCCCCCGACGAGGGCGTCCCCACCGTCGACCCCGAACTCGGCGGCTGTGTCGGCTGGGACGAGACATCCATCCAGAAGGGCGTCGACGGCGTGTTCAACGTCCTCACGTACTACGACTTCCTCGACGGCCAGTACCGCCCCCGCGCCCAGACCCGCGCGACCGGCTTCGAGCAGTACGGCTCGCCCGCCGGCGGGCTAGTGGACTTTCAGGTCGACCTCGGGGACCGCGTCTCCCGCGGGCAGACCCTCTTCGAGATTACGGACGTGTTCGGCCAACAGAAGGCCGAGGTGACCGCCGACTCCTCGGGCATCTTCTGGCGCTCGCGTCGCCTCCCGCAGGTCGCCACCGGCGAGTACGTCTGTTCTGTCGGGACGAGTCTGGATACCTACTAA
- a CDS encoding pyridoxal-phosphate dependent enzyme, with amino-acid sequence MRTCESCGREYPRDRPWRCDCGHALDYVDQPVPDGGPREFDRDAGIWAFEEFLPMDEAVTLGEGWTPLVDAPAWDATFKLEFLHPTGSFKDRGAAAVVAEARAVGADRILEDSSGNAGLAVASYAARAGIDAEIYVPADAKAEKRRRIERTGADVVAVEGDRQAVTDACLDAVEAGEGWYASHAWNPAFFAGTATVAYELAAQRDWSVPDAFVTPLGHGTLFLGAYRGFRALKAAGWIAELPRLLGAQAVGASPIADGRHGQRAGENALADGIQIHDPARADQIRAAIDDTGGDAVAVDEAATHQAHRRLSASGFHVEPTCATAVAALETFRERGVLGPDEDVVLALTGRNA; translated from the coding sequence ATGCGAACGTGTGAGTCCTGCGGCCGCGAGTACCCCCGCGACCGACCGTGGCGGTGTGACTGCGGGCACGCCCTCGATTACGTCGACCAGCCAGTACCGGACGGCGGGCCGCGCGAGTTCGACCGCGACGCTGGCATCTGGGCGTTCGAGGAGTTCCTGCCGATGGACGAGGCGGTGACCCTCGGCGAGGGGTGGACGCCGCTGGTCGACGCGCCAGCGTGGGACGCGACGTTCAAACTGGAGTTCCTCCACCCCACGGGGAGTTTCAAAGACCGCGGGGCGGCCGCCGTCGTCGCGGAAGCGCGGGCAGTCGGGGCCGACCGGATACTCGAAGACTCCTCGGGCAACGCCGGGTTAGCCGTCGCCAGTTACGCCGCGCGGGCGGGCATCGACGCCGAAATCTACGTTCCCGCGGACGCGAAAGCCGAGAAGCGACGGCGCATCGAGCGCACCGGGGCCGACGTGGTCGCCGTCGAGGGCGACCGGCAGGCCGTCACCGACGCCTGTCTCGACGCCGTCGAGGCGGGCGAGGGGTGGTACGCCAGCCACGCGTGGAACCCCGCGTTCTTCGCGGGGACGGCCACCGTCGCGTACGAACTGGCCGCCCAGCGCGACTGGTCGGTCCCCGACGCGTTCGTCACGCCGCTGGGCCACGGGACGCTGTTTCTCGGCGCGTACCGCGGCTTTCGCGCGCTGAAAGCGGCGGGCTGGATAGCCGAACTCCCGCGACTGCTCGGCGCGCAGGCCGTCGGCGCGAGTCCCATCGCCGACGGGCGACACGGCCAGCGAGCGGGCGAGAACGCGCTGGCCGACGGCATCCAGATTCACGACCCGGCGCGGGCCGACCAGATTCGGGCGGCCATCGACGACACCGGTGGCGATGCCGTCGCCGTCGACGAGGCGGCGACTCACCAGGCCCACCGACGGCTCTCGGCCTCGGGGTTCCACGTCGAACCTACGTGTGCAACGGCGGTCGCAGCGCTGGAGACGTTCCGCGAGCGCGGCGTCCTCGGTCCTGACGAGGACGTGGTCCTCGCGCTCACCGGACGGAACGCCTAG
- a CDS encoding DUF7511 domain-containing protein, whose protein sequence is MSSNRPLAGPDEAPPLPQDDFAETVLFAELEPSSNGGKRALLYPKDRPGHEVATQWLAVSADELVDLDTVR, encoded by the coding sequence ATGAGCAGTAACCGCCCGCTGGCCGGACCGGACGAAGCCCCACCACTCCCACAGGACGATTTCGCGGAGACGGTGTTGTTCGCCGAACTCGAACCGTCTTCGAACGGTGGCAAGCGGGCGTTGCTGTACCCAAAAGACCGGCCGGGTCACGAGGTGGCGACCCAGTGGCTCGCGGTGTCGGCGGACGAACTGGTCGATTTAGACACCGTTCGGTAG
- a CDS encoding tRNA(Ile)(2)-agmatinylcytidine synthase, producing MTVVGLDDTDSRETGMCTTYAAARLAERIRDAGGAVERLLLVRLNPAVEHKTRGNAALAVHTDLDADRVLDLTRETMALAQTDDPETNPGAVVADCAPENVPPQVADFALAAVRSIQDRVTATTLSDFAGFARLERGNGRGLVGALAAVGAWAALDEWTYEHIAYREQSRWGTDREVTPESVRAAADAHYPTVWDTVDCDSGYPVCVPRTPCPILYGIRGDDPEACRTVADAIESEPVAASATFHTNQGTDVHLQDAALGSVSEDSAYRVTGAVVDAPETREGGHVFLAVGDGETTLRCAAFEPTKRFRDRVRALRVGDRLTVCGEVSDGTLKLEKFAVRDLRTTERVTPTCPDCDRSMSSAGRNQGYRCRDCGTSADGKVERRVDRELERGWYEVPPVARRHIAKPLVRGGFDGPTHPER from the coding sequence GTGACCGTCGTCGGACTGGACGATACCGACTCCCGCGAGACGGGGATGTGTACGACATACGCGGCCGCCCGACTCGCCGAGCGGATACGCGACGCTGGCGGGGCCGTCGAGCGACTGCTCCTCGTCCGCCTCAATCCCGCCGTCGAACACAAGACCCGCGGGAACGCGGCGCTCGCAGTGCATACGGACCTCGACGCCGACCGCGTCCTCGACCTGACTCGCGAGACGATGGCCCTCGCCCAGACCGACGACCCAGAGACGAATCCGGGCGCTGTCGTCGCCGACTGCGCGCCCGAAAACGTCCCGCCGCAGGTCGCCGACTTCGCGCTTGCCGCGGTTCGGTCGATACAGGACCGCGTGACGGCGACGACGCTCTCGGATTTCGCCGGGTTCGCCCGCCTCGAACGCGGCAACGGCCGCGGCCTCGTCGGCGCACTCGCCGCCGTCGGCGCGTGGGCCGCCCTCGACGAGTGGACCTACGAGCACATCGCCTACCGCGAGCAGTCGCGGTGGGGGACCGACCGCGAGGTGACACCCGAGAGCGTCCGCGCGGCCGCCGACGCCCACTATCCGACGGTGTGGGACACGGTGGACTGCGACTCCGGCTATCCGGTGTGTGTCCCGCGGACGCCCTGTCCCATCCTCTACGGGATTCGCGGCGACGACCCCGAGGCCTGCCGGACCGTCGCCGACGCCATCGAGAGCGAACCCGTCGCCGCGTCGGCGACGTTTCACACGAATCAGGGGACGGACGTGCACCTCCAAGACGCGGCGCTCGGGTCCGTCAGCGAGGACAGCGCCTACCGCGTCACGGGCGCGGTGGTCGACGCGCCCGAGACCCGCGAGGGCGGCCACGTCTTCCTCGCCGTCGGCGACGGCGAGACGACGCTCCGCTGTGCGGCGTTCGAACCGACCAAGCGGTTCCGCGACCGAGTGCGGGCGCTCCGCGTCGGCGACCGCCTCACCGTCTGCGGGGAAGTCTCGGACGGGACGCTCAAACTGGAGAAGTTCGCGGTCCGGGACCTTCGGACGACCGAACGCGTCACGCCGACCTGCCCCGACTGTGACCGCTCGATGTCCTCCGCCGGGCGCAACCAAGGCTATCGCTGTCGAGACTGTGGGACGAGCGCCGACGGAAAAGTCGAACGGCGGGTCGACCGCGAACTCGAACGGGGGTGGTACGAAGTGCCGCCGGTGGCGCGACGGCACATCGCCAAGCCGTTGGTCCGTGGTGGGTTCGACGGACCGACGCACCCGGAGCGATAG
- a CDS encoding transcriptional regulator, with the protein MSRSALVGNVTAMLEDAGFLVSDRCAIRPKSFDIAARRGEDVLLVKILGNIDAFDARTGGEMRRLGTYLNATPIVVGLRTRDEDLKPGVVYFRHGVPVLSPDTAMDLFVEEVPPLIYAAPGGLYVNIDSEVLADVREEKEWSLGRLAKELGVSRRTVSKYEDGMDASVEVAAQLEELFEAPLTAPVSVLEGTEDIRDDEPTPEDPDVAPEDEPIATVFTRIGFEVHPTDRAPFKTVNENARRREQVLTGHSAFTEAAEKRARIMSSVGEVTRTRSVYVVDELTRESVDGTALIEEAEMEEIEDADDLRDLIMDRGVDPEEEELA; encoded by the coding sequence ATGTCACGGTCCGCACTGGTCGGCAACGTCACCGCCATGCTCGAGGACGCTGGATTCCTCGTGAGCGACCGGTGTGCGATTCGACCGAAGAGCTTCGACATCGCGGCCCGCCGCGGTGAGGACGTATTGCTCGTGAAGATACTGGGCAATATCGACGCCTTCGACGCCCGGACGGGCGGCGAGATGCGCAGACTCGGAACCTACCTGAACGCCACGCCCATCGTCGTCGGCCTCCGTACCCGCGACGAAGACCTGAAACCCGGCGTCGTCTACTTCCGCCACGGCGTCCCGGTCCTCTCGCCCGATACCGCGATGGACCTCTTCGTCGAGGAAGTCCCGCCGCTCATCTACGCCGCGCCGGGCGGCCTGTACGTCAACATCGACTCCGAAGTTCTCGCCGACGTCCGCGAGGAGAAAGAGTGGTCGCTCGGTCGCTTAGCGAAGGAACTCGGTGTCTCCCGACGCACCGTCTCGAAGTACGAGGACGGGATGGACGCCTCCGTCGAGGTGGCCGCGCAGTTAGAGGAACTGTTCGAGGCGCCGCTGACCGCGCCCGTCAGCGTCTTGGAGGGGACCGAGGACATCCGGGACGACGAACCCACGCCCGAAGACCCCGACGTGGCCCCGGAGGACGAACCCATCGCCACCGTCTTCACCCGCATCGGCTTCGAGGTCCACCCCACCGACCGCGCGCCGTTCAAGACGGTCAACGAGAACGCCCGGCGGCGCGAGCAGGTGCTGACCGGTCACTCGGCGTTCACCGAGGCCGCCGAGAAGCGCGCGCGCATCATGTCCTCCGTCGGCGAGGTCACCCGCACCCGGTCGGTGTACGTCGTCGACGAACTCACCCGCGAGTCCGTCGACGGAACGGCGCTCATCGAGGAGGCCGAGATGGAGGAGATAGAGGACGCAGACGACCTGCGCGACCTCATCATGGACCGCGGCGTCGACCCCGAAGAAGAGGAACTCGCGTAG
- a CDS encoding glutathione S-transferase N-terminal domain-containing protein has translation MANLELYELEGCPYCAKVIKKLDELELEYESHMVPRSHDERTEVKEVSGQTGVPVLVDPDHGVDGMPESDDIVAYLEETYGSGAA, from the coding sequence ATGGCGAACCTCGAACTGTACGAACTGGAAGGTTGTCCCTACTGTGCGAAGGTCATCAAGAAACTCGACGAACTCGAACTGGAGTACGAGTCCCACATGGTCCCGCGCTCGCACGACGAGCGCACCGAAGTCAAGGAGGTGTCCGGACAGACGGGCGTCCCGGTCCTCGTCGACCCGGACCACGGCGTCGATGGGATGCCCGAGTCCGACGACATCGTGGCGTATCTCGAAGAGACGTACGGTAGCGGCGCGGCCTGA